The Trichosurus vulpecula isolate mTriVul1 chromosome 3, mTriVul1.pri, whole genome shotgun sequence genome includes a window with the following:
- the C3H2orf78 gene encoding uncharacterized protein C2orf78 homolog, with amino-acid sequence MELPVNKLGPSQVTSHIHTGHMLSLTSVTWTTTGVISSYHTTLVDVFSSLIMAENFQNPSMLGTPNPLHLSFPVVNSTGNLCNFSRVSAPAISSAWLLPSASGVPFPSLMGSTYLYQHSSTTILSGVPGQGQLSTPTTSSYPGIYEWDMSGSSGEKPSLGDFTVTVIGQDTPTSSIPSPAQYDKAAEANTVVPLYPQLSASLVQQGASPQMPTQGPNNVSVPYQNGSQVYYYDQGTLGPLLAGELSPCVQSYGSVSYKGGRTPSVPVASQPEMVMVLKEVQPPGSRPPVSTSGLYYPVRAQPVKDSGFQVMETSLGLQPSARTFSLPQTLELSKPWGGQILEGTPPAEVAGDSSFANPAQNSGNLLALPPAPNIEHKDKKNVACLEKEKWKVEGVKAKFSQTLDACQVPLEIHDPPLLPLEIPDINQLLACIDPLCPDSLKEGTSPRECHLAKNGLSLGDQEALENGMEPIPSLTDINKLVEDFRLPRLLSPLKEVDQPKGLRATKPKVVKTAKVVRVQGKPCTGKEPSDSTKKTKRKVPELIVPVPLSKSLPRNTDCLLAGDVATVSSSVAGELSPLDMAKSSNSKSRKAPGSRTSKVKGPSKEKIEGFGDTCYEKVEGNEPPGGQAKPEEKPALPKMKRKKNHPELSQEAFKKPRSFLGMHMLESVQVFHALGKKNDKMAGPVQVPQPTPGIKQWLETPGEGQGPMKTQVTLLAAAKAKAQKPEGSAENQCPSPPHTKPPPPGKVKLVPLPFPTLDRPLTRPIPRKPQPLAPHRLSTTNPARLGNSAQPGPSNPARPVSAVPPQSAPPRPMLLKSAPCPSPQLQPCLPSHLVLSISPESATTSSSKQAMVVMTQPQPQAQFQPQDFCFQPIPWRKPNVPEPVMSKPITKEQRPEREAMKRQAQRERENASKYTSLGKLQFFIEREKDLEIARRYGYMI; translated from the exons ATGGAGCTGCCCGTAAATAAACTTGGACCATCGCAAGTGACCAGTCACATTCATACTGGACACATGCTCTCTTTGACTTCAGTCACTTGGACAACTACAGGAGTAATTTCTTCGTACCACACAACCTTAGTtgatgttttctcttctctaatcaTGGCAG AAAACTTCCAAAACCCATCCATGCTTGGGACCCCCAATCCTCTGCATCTCTCCTTCCCAGTGGTGAACAGTACTGGCAACCTCTGCAATTTTTCCAGAGTCTCAGCGCCAGCCATCAGCTCTGCATGGCTCCTGCCCTCCGCCTCTGGGGTGCCTTTCCCCTCACTCATGGGTAGTACCTACCTCTACCAGCACTCCAGCACCACCATCCTGTCTGGAGTCCCTGGGCAAGGCCAGCTTTCCACTCCAACCACTTCCTCCTACCCAGGCATCTATGAGTGGGACATGTCTGGGAGCAGTGGGGAGAAGCCATCCCTTGGAGACTTCACTGTGACAGTCATTGGTCAGGACACACCAACCTCCTCCATACCATCGCCAGCCCAGTATGATAAAGCTGCAGAGGCCAACACCGTGGTGCCTCTCTACCCACAGCTATCAGCCAGCCTCGTGCAGCAGGGAGCTTCCCCACAAATGCCAACTCAGGGGCCCAACAATGTCTCTGTTCCTTACCAGAATGGAAGCCAAGTTTATTACTACGATCAAGGAACCCTGGGGCCCCTTCTGGCGGGTGAGCTCAGCCCTTGTGTGCAGTCCTACGGCTCTGTGTCTTACAAGGGAGGTAGGACCCCTTCTGTGCCAGTGGCATCTCAGCCAGAGATGGTGATGGTGCTCAAAGAGGTCCAGCCCCCGGGGTCCAGACCACCTGTCTCCACTTCAGGCCTATACTACCCTGTTCGTGCCCAGCCAGTCAAAGACTCAGGCTTCCAAG TGATGGAGACTTCCCTTGGGCTTCAGCCTAGTGCCCGAACATTCTCTTTGCCACAAACCCTGGAACTATCCAAGCCTTGGGGTGGCCAGATTCTTGAAGGCACTCCACCAGCAGAGGTTGCTGGGGATAGCTCATTTGCTAACCCAGCACAGAATTCAGGCAACCTACTTGCTCTTCCTCCTGCCCCAAACATTGAGCACAAGGATAAGAAGAATGTGGCATGCcttgagaaggagaaatggaaagtgGAGGGAGTGAAGGCCAAGTTCTCCCAGACCCTGGATGCCTGCCAAGTTCCTTTGGAAATACACGATCCTCCACTCCTTCCCTTGGAAATTCCTGACATAAATCAGCTTCTGGCCTGCATCGACCCTCTCTGCCCTGATTCTCTTAAGGAAGGGACTAGTCCAAGAGAGTGCCATCTGGCGAAGAATGGCCTGAGTCTTGGGGACCAAGAGGCACTAGAGAACGGGATGGAGCCCATTCCCAGTCTTACTGACATCAACAAACTGGTGGAAGACTTCCGCCTTCCCcgtcttctctctcccttgaaGGAGGTTGACCAACCCAAAGGTCTCAGGGCCACCAAACCCAAAGTAGTCAAAACAGCCAAAGTGGTCAGGGTTCAGGGAAAGCCATGTACAGGTAAGGAGCCCTCAGACTCAACCAAGAAAACCAAACGTAAAGTCCCTGAGCTGATAGTCCCTGTGCCACTATCCAAATCCTTGCCAAGGAACACAGACTGCCTGCTTGCTGGGGATGTGGCAACTGTCTCTAGTTCTGTGGCCGGTGAATTGTCTCCCCTGGATATGGCAAAGTCAAGCAACAGCAAGTCCCGAAAAGCCCCCGGCAGCAGGACTAGCAAGGTCAAAGGCCCCAGCAAGGAGAAAATAGAGGGATTTGGAGACACCTGTTATGAGAAAGTGGAAGGGAACGAGCCACCTGGGGGTCAAGCTAAGCCAGAGGAGAAGCCGGCCCTCCCCAAAATGAAGCGCAAGAAGAACCATCCTGAGCTCAGCCAGGAAGCCTTTAAGAAGCCCCGGAGCTTCCTGGGTATGCACATGCTAGAGTCAGTTCAGGTATTTCATGCTCTGGGCAAGAAGAATGACAAGATGGCTGGCCCAGTCCAAGTTCCCCAGCCAACTCCAGGAATCAAACAGTGGTTGGAAACACCAGGAGAAGGCCAAGGTCCCATGAAAACCCAGGTTACCCTACTTGCAGCTGCAAAAGCCAAGGCTCAGAAACCAGAGGGCAGTGCTGAGAACCAGTGTCCATCTCCACCCCACACCAAGCCACCACCTCCAGGGAAAGTCAAGTTGGTGCCTTTGCCTTTTCCTACCTTAGACAGGCCTTTGACTCGGCCCATTCCTCGAAAGCCACAGCCCTTGGCTCCCCACCGGCTTTCCACCACCAATCCTGCCCGCTTAGGCAATTCAGCTCAGCCTGGTCCTTCCAACCCAGCTAGGCCTGTGTCAGCTGTGCCACCTCAGTCAGCTCCTCCTCGGCCCATGCTTCTGAAATCGGCACCCTGCCCTTCTCCCCAGCTGCAGCCATGTCTCCCAAGCCACTTGGTCCTGTCCATCTCCCCAGAATCAGCTACTACCAGTTCATCCAAACAGGCCATGGTGGTCATGACACAGCCGCAGCCCCAGGCCCAATTCCAACCTCAAGATTTCTGCTTTCAGCCAATCCCATGGAGGAAGCCTAATGTTCCTGAGCCTGTAATGTCAAAGCCTATCACCAAAGAGCAGAGGCCTGAGCGGGAGGCCATGAAAAGGCAGGCTCAGCGGGAGCGAGAGAATGCTTCCAAATATACCTCCCTGGGCAAGCTGCAGTTTTTCATTGAGCGGGAAAAGGACTTGGAAATTGCAAGGCGCTACGGCTACATGATCTGA